The stretch of DNA CCAAAACAGGAGCGGGCGGAACGGACAACGTATGGTTCTACGATATGACAGCGGACGGCTATTCGTTGGACGACAAACGGAACGAAATCGAAGAAAATGACATCCCGGACATCATCGCAAGGTACGGCAATCTGGAAAATGAAAAAGACCGTAAACGGACCGAGCGATCCTTCTTCGTGCCGTTTGAGGAAATTCGGGAAAATGATTGGGATTTGTCGATTAATAAGTATAAAGAGGTTGAGTATAAGGAAGTAAAGTATAAAAAACCGAAAGATATATTAGAAACAATCGAGAAAATGGAAGTCGATATCTTAAAGGATATTCGATTGTTGGCTGGATTATTGAAGGGAGATTAAATAATGAACATAAGTAAATATCAAAATAAGAATAATCTCCTTGCCCTCAATTCAATGGAGTGGTCATTCCAGCCTTTTGAAAACCTGTTGCAAGATAGCACAAGATATCTAAATAAAATTCCGGGGAAAAGTTATTTGGAAGAGGCCAATTTTCCGATTATAGATCAAGGAAAAGCGAGAATAGCAGGTTACAGCAATTTGGAGAATCCTTTCGCTGAGGAATCAATTATTTTTGGTGATCACACGAGAGTATTAAAATATATTGATTTTCCTTTTCATATAGGAGCTGATGGAGTAAAAGTATTACTAAATAAGAGGAAGGATATTGCTTTAACTAAATATATTTACTACTATCTATCTTCAATTGAAATTCCGGATACTGGATACAATCGTCATTTTAAATTTTTAAAAGAGATAATTATTCCTTTGCCGTCACTAGAGAGACAGAAAAAAATAGTAAGTGTGTTAGATAAAGTTCTTCAAATCATTACAAAACGCCAATCTCAAATCACAGCATTGGATGAATTGGCGCAAAGTGTGTTTTTGGAGATGTTTGGAGATCCAGTGGAGAATCCGAAAAAATATCCATGGGCAAATTTAGGGTTTATTGGAGAATGGAAGTCAGGTGGAACCCCAAAGAGGTCCGTTATTGAATACTTTACGGGCGATATACCTTGGTTGTCTTCTGGAGAGCTGGAGCAATTATTTACATACGATAGCGAAGAACATATTACCGAAGAAGCGATAAAAAATTCCGCGGCGAAAATGATAGAAGTGAACTCTTTATTATTGGGCATGTATGATACGGCTGCATTAAAGTCAACTATTTTGAAAACGCCTTGCACCTGTAATCAAGCAATTGCATTTTCAAAAATTGATGAAACCAAAGCATCAACACTATTTGTATATACGTATATACAAATAGCCAAAGAATATTTAAAACGGCAACAAAGAGGGGTTAGGCAGAAAAATTTGAATTTGAATATGATTAGAGAGTTAAAGATTTTCTTGCCTCCATTACAAAGTCAATACTTATTTGAAAATAGACGATTGGAAATTGAGAACCAAAAAGAAAAATTGCAAAGCTCCTTAAAGAAATTAGAAAACTTACACAACACTCTCCTCCAAAAAGCTTTCAAAGGCGAATTATTCAACGAGGAAGCACTAGAAAACATAAAGTAAGGCGGTGATGGCCTTGGCGAACTTTGGGTTTTTGCAGGATAAACAACAATTTCATAGTTTTGCAGGAGCATGTTTGGAAGCGGAGAAGGCGATGCTTGTGAGCCCTGCGACGTGTGCGATTTTGGCGCGTCGGGCGTTGGAGCTTGCGGTGAAGTGGGTGTATCAGGTGGATAATGATGTGTCCGTGCCGTACCGCGACAATTTGTCGAGTTTGATCCACGACCGGAATTTCCTTGGCATTGTCGATGAGGAACTGTTGCCGATGTTGAAATATGTCGTCAAGCTCGGGAATACGGCAGTCCATACGAATGCGGCTATTACGCATGACGAAGCCGTTTTGTCGCTTCATCATCTGCACCAGTTCGTATCGTGGATCGACTATTGCTATGCCGATGACTACACGGCGCCCGCCTTCGATGAGCGGATTTTGCATGCGAATGATGACAAGCGCGAGCGGCCGGATGAATTGCAGGACTTGTATGAACGGCTGAGC from Bacillus sp. OxB-1 encodes:
- a CDS encoding restriction endonuclease subunit S, with amino-acid sequence MNISKYQNKNNLLALNSMEWSFQPFENLLQDSTRYLNKIPGKSYLEEANFPIIDQGKARIAGYSNLENPFAEESIIFGDHTRVLKYIDFPFHIGADGVKVLLNKRKDIALTKYIYYYLSSIEIPDTGYNRHFKFLKEIIIPLPSLERQKKIVSVLDKVLQIITKRQSQITALDELAQSVFLEMFGDPVENPKKYPWANLGFIGEWKSGGTPKRSVIEYFTGDIPWLSSGELEQLFTYDSEEHITEEAIKNSAAKMIEVNSLLLGMYDTAALKSTILKTPCTCNQAIAFSKIDETKASTLFVYTYIQIAKEYLKRQQRGVRQKNLNLNMIRELKIFLPPLQSQYLFENRRLEIENQKEKLQSSLKKLENLHNTLLQKAFKGELFNEEALENIK